Proteins encoded by one window of Streptomyces uncialis:
- a CDS encoding AfsA-related hotdog domain-containing protein, which yields MTPHAAPETSSAPAELSFGRTVDRSLVHRTAVSEVFVTDVQQLAARKVRTAVQLPLTHGYYSDHLQRPAVFDALLLLESGRQAAIAGSHVFMGLAPNTMMIVDRFRFSLDQPGGLTIGTKPGHIRIDTAYDGKINKRGRVRNGQVAQRYFVGDTEVATHEMDVLFLNPHENEVLRHSQRGTPAPMTSDFGDHGPGGDGSRQVPAHEVGRANPLNVVLSRAERFGERVGAEVTPRFDNRALFDHEYDHLPAMTLVEAARQLALLGSGEPLGTYAVGFEAGFSRFAELDDVVRAEAPRAVPLDGRGEVPVRFVQDGNEIAQVTVTVATKEAL from the coding sequence ATGACCCCACACGCGGCTCCGGAGACCTCTTCGGCGCCCGCCGAGCTCAGTTTCGGCCGCACGGTGGACCGCTCCCTGGTCCACCGGACCGCGGTCTCCGAGGTCTTCGTCACCGATGTGCAGCAGCTGGCCGCCCGCAAGGTGCGCACCGCCGTCCAGCTCCCGCTGACCCACGGCTACTACAGCGACCATCTCCAGCGGCCGGCCGTCTTCGACGCGCTGCTGCTGCTGGAGTCGGGACGGCAGGCCGCCATCGCCGGGTCCCACGTGTTCATGGGTCTGGCGCCGAACACGATGATGATCGTCGACCGGTTCCGCTTCTCGCTGGACCAGCCCGGCGGGCTGACGATCGGCACCAAGCCGGGGCACATCCGGATCGACACCGCGTACGACGGCAAGATCAACAAGCGGGGCCGGGTCCGCAACGGCCAGGTCGCGCAGCGGTACTTCGTCGGGGACACCGAGGTGGCCACGCACGAGATGGACGTGCTCTTCCTCAACCCGCACGAGAACGAGGTGCTGCGCCACTCGCAGCGGGGCACCCCGGCGCCGATGACCTCCGACTTCGGCGACCACGGACCGGGCGGGGACGGCAGCCGCCAGGTCCCGGCGCACGAGGTGGGCCGCGCCAACCCGCTGAACGTCGTCCTGTCCCGGGCCGAGCGCTTCGGCGAGCGGGTCGGCGCCGAGGTCACCCCGCGCTTCGACAACCGGGCCCTGTTCGACCACGAGTACGACCATCTGCCGGCGATGACGCTGGTCGAGGCGGCGCGCCAGCTCGCCCTGCTGGGGTCCGGGGAGCCGCTCGGCACGTACGCCGTCGGCTTCGAGGCGGGCTTCAGCAGATTCGCGGAGCTGGACGACGTGGTCCGGGCCGAGGCGCCCCGGGCCGTCCCCCTCGACGGCCGGGGCGAGGTGCCGGTGCGGTTCGTCCAGGACGGCAACGAGATCGCCCAGGTGACGGTCACCGTCGCCACCAAGGAGGCACTGTGA
- a CDS encoding MerR family transcriptional regulator, translating into MRIGELARHTGVPAPTIKYYTREGLLPPGERTSPNQVRYAGSHVRRLKLIRAMLEVGGMSVATVRDVLAQVDAPGRTVHGMLGVAQSAVSRSATERGTEEERREAEREAAELVRRHGWDVKPENPGWPALVQIIVTYRDLDRGDLLALLDEYAAAAGRLAQVELATVADVPTVDGMVEGVVLGTVLGDAAMSAMRRIAQESASSRFARPRTQSV; encoded by the coding sequence ATGCGTATCGGAGAGCTGGCGCGGCATACGGGAGTTCCGGCCCCCACGATCAAGTACTACACACGTGAGGGGCTGCTGCCGCCCGGCGAGCGCACCAGTCCCAACCAGGTGCGCTATGCCGGGTCCCATGTCCGCAGGCTCAAGCTGATCAGGGCGATGCTGGAGGTCGGCGGCATGTCCGTCGCCACTGTGCGTGATGTCCTGGCGCAGGTGGACGCTCCCGGGCGCACGGTCCACGGCATGCTCGGGGTGGCCCAGTCGGCGGTCAGCAGGTCCGCCACCGAGCGCGGTACCGAGGAGGAGCGGCGCGAGGCCGAGCGGGAGGCGGCCGAGCTGGTCCGCCGGCACGGCTGGGACGTCAAGCCGGAGAACCCGGGCTGGCCCGCGCTCGTCCAGATCATCGTCACCTACCGGGACCTCGACCGGGGTGATCTGCTGGCCCTCCTCGACGAGTACGCGGCGGCGGCCGGCCGGCTGGCCCAGGTGGAGCTGGCCACGGTCGCCGACGTCCCCACCGTGGACGGCATGGTGGAGGGCGTGGTCCTCGGCACGGTGCTCGGGGACGCCGCGATGTCGGCGATGCGCCGGATCGCCCAGGAGAGCGCCTCGTCCCGTTTCGCCAGACCCCGGACTCAGTCGGTGTAG
- a CDS encoding class I SAM-dependent methyltransferase: MTEVTLFFQEFARSRRETGAIAPSSPALAGALTRFVIPSPGHARAVLEVGPGTGAVTRRARAAIGPLDTLDLVEANPRFAELLQQRYAGDGQVRLLTGLVQEHELGSYDTIVCGLPFANFDAATVQDIFDRLLGALRPGGTLSFFAYAGLPALRRALVGPEERRRALRTQAVITRTLQRHRFRTETVLGNLPPAHVHHLVPVRPAVTYTD, encoded by the coding sequence ATGACCGAAGTGACGCTTTTCTTCCAGGAGTTCGCCCGATCGCGCCGGGAGACGGGGGCCATCGCCCCGAGCAGTCCCGCGCTGGCCGGCGCCCTGACCCGCTTCGTGATCCCGAGCCCGGGCCACGCACGCGCGGTACTGGAGGTGGGGCCGGGCACCGGGGCCGTCACCCGGCGGGCGCGGGCCGCGATAGGGCCGCTGGACACCCTGGACCTGGTCGAGGCCAATCCGCGCTTCGCCGAGCTGCTCCAGCAGCGGTACGCGGGCGACGGCCAGGTCCGGCTGCTGACCGGCCTGGTGCAGGAGCACGAGCTGGGCTCGTACGACACGATCGTGTGCGGACTGCCGTTCGCGAACTTCGACGCCGCGACGGTGCAGGACATCTTCGACCGGCTGCTGGGCGCGCTGCGCCCCGGCGGGACCCTCTCCTTCTTCGCCTACGCGGGGCTCCCCGCCCTGCGCCGGGCGCTCGTGGGCCCCGAGGAGCGGCGGCGCGCGCTGCGGACCCAGGCGGTCATCACCCGGACCCTCCAGCGCCACCGCTTCCGTACCGAGACCGTGCTCGGCAACCTCCCGCCGGCCCATGTCCACCATCTGGTGCCGGTGCGGCCCGCGGTGACCTACACCGACTGA
- a CDS encoding DedA family protein produces MDFSSLLSWVDITAGLAPRLGEMACWAYAILAITTLPPLLPNNLLLITGGMLAARGEMSLVLVLLSVAGSALLGDLLLHRFGWSAGGRFRRSEPTGRRGEMFVWASDRIRRQGLPFVIGVRFLPSGRLLGPLAAGAAGYPVRRFVIGAAIAETVWTAYSVGVGYFGGALSDNPVHALAIGLSLSLGVAAVATAVQRRGTARMRAGADVPKEA; encoded by the coding sequence ATGGACTTCTCGTCGCTCCTCTCATGGGTCGACATCACGGCCGGCCTGGCCCCCCGCCTGGGGGAGATGGCCTGCTGGGCCTACGCGATCCTGGCGATCACCACCCTGCCGCCGCTGCTGCCCAACAATCTGCTGCTCATCACCGGCGGCATGCTCGCCGCCCGCGGCGAGATGTCCCTGGTACTCGTCCTGCTGTCGGTCGCGGGCAGCGCGCTGCTCGGTGATCTGCTGCTGCACCGCTTCGGCTGGTCCGCGGGCGGCAGGTTCCGGCGCTCGGAGCCGACCGGCCGCCGCGGCGAGATGTTCGTCTGGGCGTCGGACCGGATACGGCGCCAGGGGCTCCCGTTCGTGATCGGCGTACGGTTCCTGCCCAGCGGACGGCTCCTCGGGCCGCTCGCGGCGGGCGCCGCGGGCTACCCGGTACGGCGCTTCGTCATCGGCGCCGCGATCGCCGAGACGGTCTGGACGGCCTACTCGGTGGGCGTCGGCTACTTCGGCGGCGCGCTCAGCGACAACCCCGTGCACGCCCTCGCGATCGGACTCTCGTTGTCGCTGGGAGTAGCCGCCGTGGCCACCGCCGTCCAGCGGCGCGGAACGGCGCGGATGAGGGCCGGCGCCGATGTCCCGAAAGAGGCATGA
- a CDS encoding MMPL family transporter: MFAAIGEFTARRRKWVVVAAVVFTLFAGVWGTGVFGSFTGGAGFDDPSSESVQADKVLEGPLGRESNDLIVLYESDKSGQSVDEFGPAVKAALDAVPREGIERLDSFWQPGAQGADGYVSKDRDQTYVTVQFTSDNDQDQVELLTEIEDRFAAEGTDVRFGGVAAMTQQVNALTGSDIARAEMLSVPLLLLLLVLIFRSAIAALLPLAVGTFVALGSFVVLRVLTMFTEISSTVINVITILALGLAIDYALFMVSRYRDELRAGADVDEAVRRATATAGRTVAFSGLAVAISFAGLIVFPSRFLSSMGYAAVAVVTFAVVGSLFLLPALLRYTGHSIDKWRIPLPGGKKERPAKPENQGAWYRTAHAVMRKPLISSFLIVAALVGLGAPLLGVNWARPGEWVLPSGADAKVVSKDLGSEFPTNPGRIMTTVVRFDGDADRDATSAYAARLGEVDGVASATPTAFSGGDARVTIRYTPDPMSTDAGDMVRDIRATEAPPGAQTLTTGMPASRVDIVGMIGERLPWMALFVAVVSFLVLFLAFGSLLLPLKSVVLNLLSLLATFGAIKWIFQDGHLSGLLGFEPIGAVDANFPVLVVAIAFGLAMDYEVFLLSRVREEWEISGDPIESMALGLQRSAKIITSAALLLVVVVGGFMTSSILFMKMIGVGLVIAVIVDATIVRGLLVPATMALLGSKAWWAPAPLARWWSRFNLSESSAPPPPAEPTAARAEALR, from the coding sequence ATGTTTGCCGCCATCGGAGAATTCACCGCGCGGCGCCGGAAATGGGTGGTCGTAGCCGCAGTCGTATTCACGCTGTTCGCCGGAGTGTGGGGAACAGGCGTATTCGGCTCGTTCACCGGTGGTGCGGGCTTCGACGATCCCTCCAGCGAATCCGTACAGGCCGACAAGGTCCTCGAAGGCCCGCTCGGACGTGAGTCCAACGATCTGATCGTCCTCTACGAGTCGGACAAGTCCGGACAGAGCGTGGACGAGTTCGGGCCAGCCGTGAAGGCCGCCCTCGACGCCGTCCCCCGGGAGGGCATCGAGCGCCTCGACTCCTTCTGGCAGCCCGGCGCCCAGGGCGCGGACGGCTATGTCTCCAAGGACCGCGACCAGACCTATGTCACGGTCCAGTTCACCAGCGACAACGACCAGGACCAGGTCGAGCTGCTCACCGAGATCGAGGACCGTTTCGCCGCCGAGGGCACCGACGTCCGCTTCGGCGGGGTCGCCGCGATGACCCAGCAGGTCAACGCGCTCACCGGCTCCGACATCGCCCGCGCCGAGATGCTCTCCGTCCCGCTGCTGCTCCTGCTGCTCGTGCTGATCTTCCGCAGCGCGATCGCCGCGCTGCTGCCGCTGGCCGTGGGCACCTTCGTGGCACTCGGGTCGTTCGTGGTGCTGCGGGTGCTCACCATGTTCACCGAGATCTCCAGCACCGTCATCAACGTCATCACCATCCTCGCCCTCGGCCTCGCCATCGACTACGCCCTGTTCATGGTCAGCCGGTACCGGGACGAACTCCGGGCGGGCGCCGACGTCGACGAGGCGGTCCGCCGCGCCACGGCCACCGCCGGACGCACGGTCGCCTTCTCCGGACTCGCGGTCGCGATCTCCTTCGCGGGCCTCATCGTCTTCCCGTCCCGTTTCCTGTCCTCCATGGGCTACGCCGCGGTCGCCGTCGTCACCTTCGCCGTCGTCGGCTCGCTGTTCCTGCTGCCGGCGCTGCTGCGCTACACCGGGCACAGCATCGACAAGTGGCGCATCCCGCTGCCCGGCGGCAAGAAGGAGCGCCCGGCCAAGCCGGAGAACCAGGGCGCCTGGTACCGCACCGCGCACGCCGTGATGCGCAAGCCGCTGATCTCGTCCTTCCTCATCGTCGCCGCCCTGGTGGGCCTCGGCGCCCCGCTGCTCGGGGTCAACTGGGCGCGGCCCGGCGAGTGGGTACTGCCCTCCGGCGCCGACGCCAAGGTCGTCAGCAAGGACCTCGGCTCGGAGTTCCCCACCAACCCCGGCCGGATCATGACCACCGTCGTCCGCTTCGACGGCGATGCCGACCGCGACGCGACGAGCGCCTACGCCGCACGCCTGGGAGAGGTCGACGGCGTCGCCTCGGCCACCCCCACCGCGTTCTCCGGCGGCGACGCCCGGGTGACCATCCGCTACACCCCCGACCCGATGTCGACCGACGCCGGGGACATGGTCCGCGACATCCGCGCCACCGAGGCACCCCCGGGCGCCCAGACACTGACCACCGGTATGCCCGCCTCCCGGGTGGACATCGTCGGGATGATCGGTGAACGGCTCCCCTGGATGGCCCTGTTCGTCGCCGTCGTCTCGTTCCTGGTGCTCTTCCTGGCCTTCGGGTCGCTGCTGCTGCCGCTGAAGTCGGTGGTCCTGAACCTCCTCTCGCTGCTCGCCACCTTCGGCGCCATCAAGTGGATCTTCCAGGACGGCCATCTCTCCGGGCTGCTCGGCTTCGAGCCCATCGGCGCGGTGGACGCCAACTTCCCGGTCCTCGTCGTCGCGATCGCCTTCGGTCTCGCCATGGACTACGAGGTGTTCCTGCTCTCCCGGGTCCGCGAGGAGTGGGAGATCAGCGGCGACCCGATCGAGTCGATGGCACTGGGTCTCCAGCGCTCCGCGAAGATCATCACCAGTGCCGCACTGCTCCTGGTCGTGGTGGTCGGCGGGTTCATGACCTCGTCCATCCTCTTCATGAAGATGATCGGCGTGGGTCTGGTGATCGCGGTCATCGTGGACGCGACCATCGTCCGGGGTCTGCTCGTCCCCGCCACGATGGCGCTGCTCGGCAGCAAGGCGTGGTGGGCACCCGCCCCGCTGGCCCGCTGGTGGTCCCGCTTCAACCTCAGCGAGTCGTCGGCCCCGCCGCCGCCCGCCGAGCCCACCGCGGCCCGCGCCGAGGCGTTGCGGTGA
- a CDS encoding lactonase family protein yields the protein MTPGPLDPENRADRTRRRFLAATAAAAASAAGWAATTAAAGGTPRPHARHAYIGGFTRGEYGLPGLPGIGIAAVTGSGRLELRGWQKDIENPSFLTLSPDRDRLYAVSQLPGGATGAVHAYRVDGDRLRPVGRPRSSGGAAPVHLAFHPDGRFLLTVNYDSGHVAVLPVGTDGALGDPVQVLRHEGRGPHPVEQRGPHPHMVAFDPAGTRVLVPDKGDDRIHVYDFDARAGRLSPRTTTRLGSGVGPRHLVFHPGGRLAYVTNEIGHSVSVLSYDSRTGEVRALSHTSVAPPGIDPRNAPSAVHLTPGARLLVTADRGLDTVQSFRVGDGGRTLTLLESQPVTPKAPGTRWPRDVALDGSGRFVWTANQAGQSVSAFRLDPDDGRLTPAAHPLPVASPSCVLLR from the coding sequence ATGACCCCTGGACCCCTGGACCCCGAGAACCGCGCCGACCGCACCAGGCGCCGATTCCTCGCCGCCACCGCGGCCGCCGCCGCCTCGGCGGCGGGCTGGGCGGCCACCACCGCCGCCGCGGGCGGCACCCCGCGCCCGCACGCCCGCCACGCCTACATCGGCGGCTTCACCCGCGGCGAGTACGGGCTCCCCGGACTGCCCGGTATCGGCATCGCCGCCGTCACCGGGAGCGGCCGGCTGGAACTGCGGGGCTGGCAGAAGGACATCGAGAACCCGTCCTTCCTCACCCTCTCCCCGGACCGCGACCGGCTCTACGCCGTCAGCCAGCTGCCCGGGGGCGCCACCGGGGCCGTCCACGCCTACCGCGTCGACGGCGACCGGCTGCGTCCCGTCGGACGGCCCCGCTCCAGCGGGGGAGCGGCCCCCGTCCATCTCGCGTTCCACCCGGACGGCCGGTTCCTGTTGACGGTCAACTACGACTCCGGGCATGTGGCGGTGCTGCCCGTGGGCACCGACGGCGCCCTCGGGGACCCCGTCCAGGTACTGCGCCACGAGGGCCGCGGACCGCACCCGGTGGAACAGCGGGGCCCCCACCCGCACATGGTCGCCTTCGACCCGGCGGGCACCCGGGTCCTCGTGCCCGACAAGGGCGACGACCGTATCCACGTCTACGACTTCGACGCCCGCGCCGGACGGCTGAGCCCGCGCACCACCACCCGCCTCGGCAGCGGGGTCGGGCCCCGGCACCTGGTCTTCCACCCGGGCGGACGCCTCGCCTACGTGACCAACGAGATCGGTCACTCCGTCAGCGTCCTGTCCTACGACTCCCGCACGGGCGAGGTCCGGGCCCTGTCGCACACCTCCGTGGCACCGCCGGGCATCGACCCGCGCAACGCCCCGTCCGCCGTGCATCTGACCCCGGGCGCCCGGCTCCTCGTCACCGCCGACCGGGGACTGGACACCGTCCAGTCGTTCCGGGTCGGCGACGGGGGCCGCACCCTCACCCTGCTGGAGTCCCAGCCCGTGACCCCGAAGGCACCCGGCACCCGCTGGCCCCGGGACGTGGCGCTGGACGGCTCGGGGCGGTTCGTCTGGACCGCCAACCAGGCGGGCCAGTCCGTCAGCGCGTTCCGTCTCGACCCCGACGACGGACGCCTCACCCCCGCCGCACATCCGCTGCCGGTCGCCAGCCCGAGCTGTGTACTGCTCCGCTGA
- a CDS encoding 4'-phosphopantetheinyl transferase family protein — protein sequence MSVTLEAAPLSPTRTVGVRIWTVATAPAAAAVPYDEAYAVLDASERARLAGMRRVGDRMRYLAIHHAFRTLLGRRLGVPAEEVSFRRHCGKCREDGHGKPRPVGPDGRDLSASLSHSGAYALIALSDSPGVEVGVDIERVRPHMDWSAIPCVDGGRTTHGFEQWTRAEALVKAAGTGLSRTPPRYTGRVFGAWRAATVPHSAQEWYVRSVRCPDGYAASVASASADTRVSTAAWRS from the coding sequence ATGAGTGTGACCTTGGAAGCGGCACCGCTCTCCCCCACCCGTACGGTCGGGGTGCGGATCTGGACGGTCGCGACGGCCCCCGCAGCCGCGGCGGTGCCCTACGACGAGGCGTACGCCGTCCTCGACGCGTCCGAGCGGGCCCGGCTGGCCGGGATGCGGCGGGTCGGCGACCGGATGCGCTACCTGGCCATCCACCACGCCTTCCGCACCCTGCTGGGACGGCGGCTGGGCGTGCCCGCCGAGGAGGTCTCCTTCCGCCGCCACTGCGGGAAGTGCCGCGAGGACGGGCACGGCAAGCCGCGGCCCGTCGGCCCCGACGGCCGCGACCTGTCGGCCAGCCTGTCCCACTCCGGCGCGTACGCGCTGATCGCCCTCAGCGACAGCCCCGGCGTCGAGGTGGGCGTGGACATCGAGCGGGTGCGTCCGCACATGGACTGGAGCGCCATCCCCTGTGTCGACGGCGGCCGGACCACCCACGGCTTCGAGCAGTGGACCCGCGCCGAGGCCCTGGTGAAGGCGGCGGGCACCGGACTGAGCCGTACCCCGCCGCGCTACACCGGCCGGGTGTTCGGGGCCTGGCGCGCCGCCACGGTGCCGCACTCGGCCCAGGAGTGGTACGTGCGCAGCGTCCGCTGCCCGGACGGCTACGCCGCGTCGGTCGCCAGCGCCAGCGCGGACACCCGGGTGTCGACGGCGGCCTGGCGGTCCTGA
- a CDS encoding AfsR/SARP family transcriptional regulator → MISQQTLRPTAHHDPYRPVAGTAGDGFGVRILGPLQVVNGASTHRPRGPKVRKVLALLAVRPRDIIDLDTIVEELWDGAPPTTAVSTVRTHVYHLRQELERELGSAARDVLVTEGSGYALHLPPGRLDLEEFTRLCAQARAELRAGRREAAIQTLDTALGLWRGRPLSDVSRGRVLAGHVARIEDLRLRAQELRIEAAMGLGQHREVVPDLIRLIAVDPLNEWLHARLIDALHRSGRRGDALRAFNHVRSVLAEELGLEPSEDLRQLQHHILAGGSAA, encoded by the coding sequence ATGATCAGCCAGCAGACCCTCAGACCCACCGCACACCACGACCCGTACCGGCCGGTGGCCGGTACAGCGGGCGACGGCTTCGGCGTCCGCATCCTCGGACCCTTGCAGGTCGTCAACGGCGCCTCCACCCACCGGCCGCGCGGGCCCAAGGTGCGCAAGGTGCTCGCCCTGCTGGCGGTACGCCCGCGGGACATCATCGACCTGGACACCATCGTGGAGGAGCTGTGGGACGGCGCGCCCCCGACCACCGCGGTGAGCACCGTCCGCACCCACGTCTACCATCTGCGCCAGGAACTCGAACGGGAGCTGGGCAGCGCCGCCCGCGACGTCCTCGTCACCGAGGGCTCCGGCTACGCCCTGCACCTCCCGCCCGGCCGGCTCGACCTGGAGGAGTTCACCCGGCTGTGCGCCCAGGCACGTGCCGAACTGCGCGCCGGGAGACGGGAGGCGGCGATCCAGACCCTGGACACCGCGCTCGGGCTGTGGCGGGGCCGCCCCCTGTCCGACGTGTCCCGCGGGCGGGTGCTCGCCGGCCATGTCGCCCGGATCGAGGATCTGCGCCTACGGGCCCAGGAGTTACGCATCGAGGCGGCGATGGGACTGGGCCAGCACCGGGAGGTGGTCCCCGATCTGATCCGCCTCATCGCGGTCGACCCGCTCAACGAATGGCTGCACGCCCGGCTCATCGACGCCCTGCACCGCAGCGGCCGCCGCGGTGACGCGCTACGCGCGTTCAACCATGTCCGCAGCGTCCTCGCCGAGGAGCTGGGACTGGAACCCTCCGAGGACCTGAGACAGTTGCAGCACCACATCCTGGCCGGGGGTTCCGCGGCATGA
- a CDS encoding UbiA family prenyltransferase → MPRAKHDKYINPATFTAGTEPGEPSAPPKGLRFVALCLRESRGAVLAIFLLRFLLAGTADGTSRSPAEPALFLGAAVWISAVTAVYLYNGVTDVEEDRSNGSTRPVSSGLLPLDTALRTARGLAAAAVVGAALVGPLMCAVTVGFLLLGYAYSAPRIALKRHTPGTIAAVIGGGALTYVAGLLCGATPLTPASLAFCGAMCLWMGLVGAIAKDFSDAEGDARHGRRNWTVLWGPAVTACLVCVSALTIGTGLLLCALSLSAPGLLLPSAVLLGSALVLAAVALTARPDETRAQRRVPYRIFMVTQYATHLVAFALPIT, encoded by the coding sequence ATGCCGAGAGCGAAGCATGATAAATACATCAATCCCGCAACGTTCACGGCCGGGACGGAACCGGGGGAACCCTCCGCACCTCCTAAAGGGTTAAGGTTCGTCGCGCTCTGCCTCCGGGAATCCCGGGGCGCGGTACTCGCGATATTCCTTTTACGTTTCCTGCTTGCCGGAACGGCGGACGGAACCTCCCGATCACCTGCTGAACCCGCGCTCTTCCTGGGCGCGGCCGTATGGATCAGCGCCGTCACGGCCGTCTATCTCTACAACGGCGTCACCGATGTGGAGGAGGACCGGTCCAACGGCTCCACCCGCCCCGTGTCGAGCGGGCTGCTGCCCCTCGACACGGCCCTGCGCACCGCCCGGGGTCTGGCCGCCGCCGCTGTCGTCGGCGCCGCCCTCGTCGGGCCGCTGATGTGTGCGGTGACCGTCGGCTTCCTGCTGCTCGGCTACGCGTACTCGGCGCCCCGGATCGCTCTCAAGCGGCACACCCCCGGCACCATCGCCGCGGTGATCGGCGGCGGCGCCCTGACCTATGTGGCGGGCCTGCTGTGCGGGGCGACCCCCCTCACCCCCGCCTCGCTCGCCTTCTGCGGCGCCATGTGCCTGTGGATGGGTCTGGTCGGCGCGATCGCCAAGGACTTCTCCGACGCGGAGGGCGACGCCCGGCACGGCCGCCGCAACTGGACCGTGCTGTGGGGTCCCGCCGTCACGGCCTGCCTGGTCTGTGTCAGCGCCCTCACGATCGGCACCGGACTCCTGCTGTGCGCCCTCTCCCTGTCCGCCCCCGGGCTGCTCCTGCCCAGCGCCGTGCTGCTCGGCAGCGCGCTGGTGCTCGCCGCTGTGGCCCTCACCGCCCGGCCGGACGAGACCCGCGCCCAGCGCCGCGTCCCGTACCGGATCTTCATGGTCACGCAGTACGCGACCCATCTGGTCGCGTTCGCACTTCCCATCACCTGA
- a CDS encoding response regulator transcription factor, which produces MLATSRPEPDGRAIRIVAVDDHSLLRDALCRLIEAESDLTIVADTESSEGLAELIERTRAQVVLLDVEIPGSHAPTVVGELTRRFPGLHVLMLSMHGDAQLVQELLAQGARGYLHKSVPRESLLSAIRNSVARDPQVTIALPSSGMPDTGFATSAQTLSPREREVLTLAAEALSNRQIATRLSITEGTVKRHLRNIFEKLGAVSRIDAVNKAIDARLIRRAMTSRPEVTEMENPRAHRKTPPKD; this is translated from the coding sequence GTGCTCGCCACGAGTAGACCCGAACCCGACGGCAGAGCCATACGTATCGTCGCCGTCGACGACCACTCGCTGCTCCGTGACGCGCTGTGCCGGCTGATCGAGGCGGAGAGCGATCTGACGATCGTCGCCGACACCGAGAGCAGTGAGGGGCTCGCCGAACTGATCGAGCGGACCCGGGCCCAGGTGGTCCTGCTGGACGTGGAGATCCCGGGCAGTCACGCGCCCACCGTGGTGGGTGAACTGACCCGCCGCTTCCCGGGGCTGCACGTCCTGATGCTGTCCATGCACGGCGACGCCCAGCTCGTCCAGGAGCTGCTGGCCCAGGGGGCCCGCGGGTATCTGCACAAGAGCGTGCCCCGTGAATCGCTGCTGTCGGCGATCCGCAACTCCGTCGCGCGTGATCCCCAGGTCACGATCGCGCTGCCGAGCAGCGGAATGCCGGACACCGGATTCGCCACCTCCGCGCAGACCCTGTCGCCACGTGAGCGGGAAGTCCTGACCCTCGCCGCCGAAGCGCTGAGCAACCGTCAGATCGCGACCCGGCTGAGCATCACCGAGGGCACCGTGAAACGACATCTTCGTAATATCTTCGAAAAGCTCGGAGCGGTGTCGCGCATCGACGCGGTGAACAAGGCGATTGACGCCCGGCTGATCCGACGGGCCATGACAAGCCGGCCCGAGGTAACGGAAATGGAAAATCCCCGGGCGCACCGGAAAACGCCACCAAAAGATTAG
- a CDS encoding sensor histidine kinase, translating into MDRPLRGDSERRGPEDGAAALAERLQAIRPQLLDSYRQALVEQGNPLGTNPEAWQTCHEQAEHVVADCLATLRHGGESPFDAGLVLKTRRLGGARISQGIAPIHSVRAGSLLFQVTMDHLSRICADRPGSERHLIQALLGLQSSIIRRLEQGAIGHDLFLLDVVRDAAQQGRNSMAREIHDRIGGAASVALRQLELYELSQQPDSRLTALKQAIRETQHITRDLVTELRNRADTTRSLQVALSSFVTAMALDKTTVEIRVEDPGDHMPPGLADDLYLMLRECLRNAFAHASATRIDIAVVIEDGLIRASVHDNGIGFDPERRRGHGLASMVERARLLGGQLEINSSPGEGTVVDLIAPIDKENRARHE; encoded by the coding sequence ATGGACAGGCCACTGCGTGGGGACTCCGAGCGGCGGGGGCCGGAGGACGGAGCCGCCGCACTCGCGGAGCGGCTCCAGGCGATCCGGCCACAGCTGCTCGACTCCTACCGCCAGGCGCTCGTCGAGCAAGGAAACCCCCTCGGCACCAATCCGGAGGCCTGGCAGACCTGCCATGAGCAGGCGGAACACGTCGTCGCGGACTGTCTGGCGACCCTGCGGCACGGCGGGGAGTCGCCGTTCGACGCGGGTCTCGTGCTGAAGACGCGAAGACTCGGCGGAGCCCGCATCTCCCAGGGGATCGCCCCTATCCACTCCGTGCGCGCGGGCTCCCTCCTGTTCCAGGTGACGATGGATCACCTGAGCCGGATCTGCGCGGACCGGCCCGGCTCGGAGCGTCATCTCATCCAGGCGCTGCTGGGCCTTCAGTCGTCGATCATCAGACGGCTGGAGCAGGGCGCCATCGGCCATGACCTGTTCCTGCTCGACGTGGTGCGGGATGCGGCCCAGCAGGGCCGCAACAGCATGGCCAGGGAGATACACGACCGTATCGGGGGCGCCGCGAGTGTCGCCCTGCGCCAGTTAGAGCTCTACGAGTTGTCCCAGCAGCCCGACTCCCGTCTGACGGCCCTCAAGCAGGCCATCCGGGAGACCCAGCACATCACCCGCGACCTGGTGACGGAACTGCGCAACCGCGCCGACACCACACGGTCCCTCCAGGTCGCCCTCTCCTCGTTCGTCACGGCAATGGCGCTGGACAAGACGACGGTGGAGATCCGGGTCGAGGACCCGGGCGACCATATGCCCCCAGGGCTCGCCGATGATCTCTATCTGATGCTGCGCGAATGTTTGCGCAACGCCTTCGCCCACGCCTCCGCGACCCGGATAGACATCGCTGTCGTGATCGAGGACGGACTGATCCGTGCCTCCGTCCACGACAACGGCATCGGGTTCGATCCGGAGCGCAGACGCGGGCACGGTCTCGCGTCGATGGTCGAGCGCGCCAGACTGCTGGGCGGTCAGCTGGAGATCAACAGTTCTCCCGGGGAAGGCACGGTCGTCGATCTGATCGCCCCCATCGACAAGGAGAACCGTGCTCGCCACGAGTAG